A genomic stretch from Helianthus annuus cultivar XRQ/B chromosome 1, HanXRQr2.0-SUNRISE, whole genome shotgun sequence includes:
- the LOC110930283 gene encoding protein FAR1-RELATED SEQUENCE 5-like, with protein sequence MESDDADSPTYQPVGNVQVSPNSGRRTFIPDVDDLIKPQMHMLFDSLENAFLFYQRYAKAGGFTVRKGTQYEPRKGVIHNKWFVCSKEGTKPLKAIDSTQEPGSSNVNSKSKITRRVPSIRTRCEACIRVKLNPDNLYFVYHFEESHNHSFVAEDDRYLLPENRSMNYVQEEAVNALSTINVGPVRAFNIMRTLYGGFDKVGATKVDFKNFKRDLNRYIAEYDADMVIKRLRRKKEFMPNFSMEYLTTADAVLRALFLADDDSKRNFNILGMYNMMFVPFTGVDNHYRNVTLGAAIIGDETAETYSWLLNAFRQAFGRAPPVIVTDQDPAMRKAIQDTWPESRHRLCMWHIMEKLTTKVGANLCNSTDFKKSLCDIVWTDALLPEQFETEWGVILADFDLVNHEWLQSIYQIRYTWIPAYYRDQHMSGLMRTSSRSESENHFFGQFCNRNCMLVEFLGHFDSAIEAQRHEHRKNDHDTRHTNPQKFAKEFVLEQQAANIYTRKIFFHAQLEIQTAIHKCGIGKWDDREDNFVNISVKDFSQTCTTFFQVMMRQLDMTVSCSCNRQFPERYIMRQWTREAVPNSAPGAILGISESDDRYQQVNGVVREITRSAESLINRLVHNFDALCAFRDHVVQYQSTADQAVVNTPPRSRRDRFAEITGYTQETPVTFRMPKTVRFKGMGKPSRMKSNREIAIIQSVKKKKGRECSNCKRRGHNIRTCTYPAREKADDSSESDEAALEGEDEEELEDAAGEGDDEEELEDEEQE encoded by the exons ATGGAGTCCGACGATGCAG ATAGTCCTACATACCAGCCCGTTGGTAATGTTCAGGTGTCCCCAAATTCTGGAAGGAGGACATTTATTCCAGATGTTGATGATTTGATTAAACCTCAGATGCATATGCTGTTTGATTCGCTGGAAAATGCCTTTCTTTTTTACCAAAGATATGCTAAGGCGGGAGGTTTCACAGTTAGGAAGGGTACTCAATACGAGCCTCGAAAGGGTGTAATACATAATAAATGGTTCGTATGCTCAAAAGAGGGTACTAAACCCTTAAAGGCGATTGACTCGACTCAGGAACCTGGTAGTTCTAATGTTAACTCGAAGTCTAAGATCACTCGAAGGGTTCCTTCTATAAGGACCAGATGTGAAGCGTGCATTCGGGTTAAGTTAAACCCGGATAATCTTTACTTTGTTTATCACTTCGAGGAGTCGCATAATCACTCATTTGTTGCTGAAGATGACAGGTACTTGCTTCCTGAAAACAGATCTATGAATTATGTACAGGAAGAAGCCGTGAATGCTTTGAGTACCATAAACGTTGGTCCAGTTAGAGCGTTTAACATTATGAGGACTCTTTATGGAGGTTTTGATAAGGTAGGTGCCACTAAAGTTGACTTCAAAAACTTCAAGAGAGACTTAAATAGGTATATAGCTGAGTACGATGCTGACATGGTTATCAAACGCCTAAGAAGGAAGAAAGAATTTATGCCCAATTTCTCTATGGAATACCTTACAACTGCCGATGCTGTTTTACGTGCGTTGTTCTTGGCCGATGATGATTCAAAGAGAAATTTTAATATTTTGGGGAT GTACAATATGATGTTTGTACCTTTTACCGGCGTTGACAATCACTATCGTAATGTTACCTTGGGTGCTGCTATAATAGGGGATGAAACTGCCGAAACATATAGCTGGTTGCTTAACGCATTTCGGCAGGCGTTTGGGCGCGCACCACCTGTGATTGTAACTGATCAAGACCCAGCGATGAGGAAAGCTATTCAAGATACTTGGCCTGAAAGTAGGCACAGGCTTTGCATGTGGCATATAATGGAGAAACTTACTACCaag GTTGGCGCCAACCTATGCAATAGCACCGATTTTAAGAAGAGTTTGTGTGATATTGTTTGGACCGATGCATTACTACCAGAACAGTTTGAAACTGAATGGGGTGTTATATTGGCTGATTTTGATTTGGTGAATCATGAATGGTTACAGTCAATTTATCAGATTAGGTATACATGGATCCCGGCGTACTATCGTGATCAACACATGTCTGGGCTGATGCGTACCTCATCACGTTCGGAGAGTGAGAACCATTTCTTTGGGCAGTTTTGCAACCGGAACTGTATGCTTGTTGAATTCTTGGGGCATTTTGATTCTGCAATTGAAGCCCAAAGACACGAGCACAGGAAGAATGATCACGATACTAGGCACACGAACCCCCAAAAATTTGCAAAAGAGTTTGTCTTAGAACAACAGGCGGCAAACATATACACACGGAAAATTTTCTTTCATGCGCAACTTGAAATTCAGACAGCCATTCACAAGTGTGGTATTGGAAAATGGGATGATAGAGAGGATAATTTTGTGAACATCTCTGTGAAGGACTTTTCTCAAACGTGTACTACATTTTTTCAG GTTATGATGCGGCAGCTAGACATGACCGTTAGTTGTTCATGCAATAG GCAGTTCCCTGAAAGGTATATAATGCGACAGTGGACCAGGGAAGCTGTTCCTAATAGTGCTCCTGGAGCGATATTAGGGATTAGTGAAAGTGATGATCGGTACCAGCAAGTTAATGGTGTTGTAAGGGAGATAACAAGGTCAGCCGAGTCTCTTATTAACAGGTTGGTTCATAACTTTGATGCGTTGTGCGCTTTCAGGGACCATGTTGTCCAGTATCAATCGACCGCTGATCAGGCAGTCGTAAACACGCCCCCTAGGAGTCGTCGCGATAGGTTTGCTGAAATAACTGGATACACGCAAGAAACACCTGTAACTTTTCGCATGCCGAAAACCGTTAGATTTAAAGGTATGGGTAAACCTTCCAGAATGAAGAGTAATCGTGAAATTGCCATTATTCAATCTGTGAAGAAAAAAAAAGGTCGTGAATGTAGCAATTGCAAACGTCGGGGGCATAATATACGTACCTGCACGTACCCGGCAAGAGAAAAGGCCGACGACTCCTCAGAAAGTGATGAAGCGGCCCTTGAAGGAGAAGACGAAGAGGAGCTAGAAGATGCGGCGGGTGAAGGAGACGACGAAGAGGAGCTAGAAGATGAAGAGCAGGAGTAG